The Caballeronia sp. Lep1P3 genome segment TCGTCGTCGATGACGAGACCATCGAAGTGAAAATGCGCGGCATGATCGCGGTGAACGACGCGGAAGCGTACATGAGCTGCGGGCTCAAGGGCGTCGGCATCGTGCAGGTCGCGCGCTTCATGGCGCTGCCTTATCTGCGCTCCGGCGAATTGGTCGAAGTACTTCCGCAATGGAACCCGTTGCCGATGCCTATTTCGGCGGTCTATCCGCATAACCGGCATCTGTCGCCGAAAGTGCGTGTGTTCGTCGACTGGGTCGCGGAACTCTTCGAGCGCTGCCCGCTGCTGCAAGGTCAGAAGGACGCCGAGGAGCGCTGCCTGCCGACGAGCACCGCATCGCCGATGATCGTGCGTCACGGCACGCCCGAAGTCGCGGGCACAGCGGATGTCGTCGTTTAAGCGCTTTTTCTCCGATGCTTTTCATCGCCTCGACGAAAAGCATCGGTTTTTATAGAGTTTTTTGCCAAGCGCTCAGCTAACGGTGCCTGACGCGATTATTCGCTCACATCGATAAATCTATTCGCCAATCGCGCATTTATCCGCGTTGCGCGCGCGACTACAGTTCGTCCTGCCACGGCTTCATCCCGCTTCGTTTCCGGATGAGCCGTCATGATCGAAAGGAGTCGCACGATGAAAACCTATCTGCTTACGAGCCTGACCGTTGCCGCTGCGGCGGCCGTTGTTTCCAGCACGGCGTTCGCCGAAGGCGGTCAAGGCATTGGCCGCGCGGGAACGTATCTCACGCCGACACAGACCACCGCGAGCGCAAGCGAAGCGCCGAAAACACGCGCGCAAGTCCGCGCGGAGCTTGCGGCAGCGTATTCGAACGGCTCGTTGCCTGCGCTGAACCGCAACACGTATCCCGCGCGCAGCATGTGGGGTGATGCGGTCGCCGCGCAAGCGGAAGCACGCAACCGCGCCATCGTGAACTATGCGAACGGCTCGCCTGCTCAGGCAAATGTCGCCGAGCGTTGATCGTTCGGTTCCCTAACTCTTTAACGAACGAAGAGACCGCTCATGTTCGAAAACATATCGCTGGATCAGTTCTCCGCGCTCGATGACTTCCTGTCGACGACGCCCGTCTGGAAGCCGTTCGCCCAAGCGCAAGCGCCCTTGCACGAAGACGAACGCACCCGCCACGCCTGCGACGAAACCCCGGCGTAAGCACCGGCGAGTCGTCGTTCAGAACGCATCGACGGTCATCAATGCAGATTCGATGACGCCCGCGAGCCGCTCGAACGCGGGCGCGATGTCCGCATTCGGCACGCACGCGTAACCGAGCATCAAGCCTTTGCGCGCGGCATCGCGA includes the following:
- a CDS encoding DUF4148 domain-containing protein: MKTYLLTSLTVAAAAAVVSSTAFAEGGQGIGRAGTYLTPTQTTASASEAPKTRAQVRAELAAAYSNGSLPALNRNTYPARSMWGDAVAAQAEARNRAIVNYANGSPAQANVAER